The Paenibacillus wynnii DNA window AACACAGAAGAAGTTCATATTGAACATCCCGTCTTCCCCTAAGGCCACTCTCTCCGGAAAAACAATGCCATGCTCTATTAATGTTTGTCTCTTGTATAGCTTGCTGCAGGCTGTATTGCAATTATCGTTTTTGATAAAATAGGGAAGGATGTCCCGCTTGATATCTTCTTCCTGAAGGACCGCTTCCACGGGGAAAGGGTATCTGGTAATGACAGTATGGAGTCCGAGTTCACTCTCAAAATTGGAAATCACCACATCGCAATGATCTTGTACGGCAGCTAAATAAAGAGTTTTGAACATTTCTCTCTCCACGGTATCGTCTGCATCCACAAAACCGATGTATTCTCCCGAGGCTGCCGTCATGCCTGTGTTCCTAGCTGTACTTACCCCCTGATTATCCTGATCCACCAGAACCATTCGCGAATCCTTCGCTGCATATTTCTTAAGAATACCTAAGCTCCCATCCTCAGAACCGTCATTTACAAATACAAACTGGCATTCGTGAAGACTCTGGGAAAGAAGAGAATCTATACACGGAATCAGATACTGTTCAGCATTATATACGGGGATGATAACACTCACCTTATATTGCACTGAGAACAGCCTCCTCCCTTTCGCTGATCAAGCCATAGAGCTTCTCCAATTCATAGGTGTTGCTATGATCAGATCTGCTGCAATGACCGGAGAGCCTTTGGCGCAGGTCCGCATTCAAATACAAACGCTCAATGCCTTGGACAATTCCTTCTACTGAAAGCTCTGTAATGGAACCATCTAATCCATCCGTAACCTGACTGGGTGCTGTGGAGTAATTGGTGATCAATATCGGTTTCCCTAAAATTTTGGCCTCAGTAACTGTCACAGCCTTGCCCTCATAGCGCGAAGGTTGAACATATAAGTCACATGAACTCATATATGGGTATGGGTTGGTTTGTTTACCCAGCAGGATAAAGCTGTCCTCCAAATGATGCTCAGCTATCATCTCTTTCAACATGGCCTCATCATTTCCATACCCGACAATGTACCAGTTGATCTTGTCATATCCCTTGTCTTTCAAGCTTCTTAAGGCTTTTACAGCAAGGTCGAACCCTTTCTGATAAGACAATCTCCCCACGGTAACCAGTTTGAAGTTAGGGTCATCCACCATGGGGTTAGGGTTCTCTACCTCTTTATTTGCCATTATTCTAATGAAATCAGGGGATGTAATATTCTCGATCACAACCACTTTCTCTTCCAGTGACCCGTATTTCTGCAGAAAGGAGACTTTGCAGGCTTCCGACACCGCGATA harbors:
- a CDS encoding glycosyltransferase, which gives rise to MQYKVSVIIPVYNAEQYLIPCIDSLLSQSLHECQFVFVNDGSEDGSLGILKKYAAKDSRMVLVDQDNQGVSTARNTGMTAASGEYIGFVDADDTVEREMFKTLYLAAVQDHCDVVISNFESELGLHTVITRYPFPVEAVLQEEDIKRDILPYFIKNDNCNTACSKLYKRQTLIEHGIVFPERVALGEDGMFNMNFFCVAERAKYMDYTGYHYRETPGSATRNIVKQDYFKRALEVYQSVLPDAYVVKLENADIGRLKSIRLIHSALAILHIYMEPTREVDFRTRYAYIRSVVNNEQIQASLPLYYEAEFSSLGRYHKWIIGMMRRRQVGGIYLAILYSRIRNQSQGRKAM
- a CDS encoding glycosyltransferase, encoding MKKILITSYDMEVGGVERSLASMLEHFDYDNHDVDLMLYRHQGDFLDLLSPKVNLLEEQPAYSTFRKTIQESLREGHYRIAMGRILAKIHTEYIRRIRKIPEPGYYQMQLMWKYVLPYLPKLQQEYDVAISYLWPHYFVADKVKAKLKIGWIHTDYLTIETDIQADFKMWSKFDYIIAVSEACKVSFLQKYGSLEEKVVVIENITSPDFIRIMANKEVENPNPMVDDPNFKLVTVGRLSYQKGFDLAVKALRSLKDKGYDKINWYIVGYGNDEAMLKEMIAEHHLEDSFILLGKQTNPYPYMSSCDLYVQPSRYEGKAVTVTEAKILGKPILITNYSTAPSQVTDGLDGSITELSVEGIVQGIERLYLNADLRQRLSGHCSRSDHSNTYELEKLYGLISEREEAVLSAI